One part of the Roseomonas gilardii genome encodes these proteins:
- a CDS encoding aminotransferase class V-fold PLP-dependent enzyme, whose protein sequence is MTQTPPLASQRALFEIPEGIAYLDAAAYSPLPRSVRAAGEVGVASKSHPWAVPRSEAANWGVRARAAAARLIGAVPGDIAITGSVSHGIATAALNLELPAGSRVLRVQDEFPSLCLPWDRLARQRGLVVEAVPRAADGDWTAALLEAIDRPGAAPLGVATLTPLHWCDGAPIDLDRVIPAVRRQGGAVVVDATQAVGVLPVDVGRWRPDFLAFPTYKWVLGPYSLAFLYAAPERQSGQPLEENGFNMPQGRPAPGAARYDRGERDDPVALPMAATGLELVASWGAAAVEARLRALTDRLVERLEAMGLACPPRHRRAPHILGLRLPGGLPPHAIAALAERGAFASDRLGVLRISAHVWVEEADIDRFAGLLGEVLGR, encoded by the coding sequence ATGACCCAGACCCCACCCCTGGCCAGCCAACGTGCCCTTTTCGAGATCCCCGAGGGGATCGCCTATCTCGACGCTGCCGCCTACTCGCCGCTGCCGCGTTCGGTGCGGGCGGCGGGGGAGGTGGGGGTGGCCAGCAAGAGCCATCCCTGGGCGGTGCCGCGCAGCGAGGCCGCGAACTGGGGCGTGCGGGCCCGTGCCGCGGCGGCGCGGCTGATCGGCGCGGTGCCCGGCGACATCGCCATCACCGGCTCCGTCAGCCACGGCATCGCCACGGCGGCGTTGAACCTGGAACTGCCTGCGGGCTCGCGCGTGCTGCGCGTGCAGGACGAGTTCCCCTCCCTCTGCCTGCCCTGGGACCGGTTGGCGCGGCAGCGCGGGCTGGTGGTGGAGGCGGTGCCGCGAGCGGCGGATGGCGACTGGACCGCCGCGCTGCTGGAGGCGATCGACCGCCCCGGCGCGGCACCCCTGGGCGTCGCCACGTTGACGCCGCTGCACTGGTGCGACGGCGCGCCGATCGACCTGGACCGGGTGATCCCGGCGGTCCGGCGACAGGGCGGGGCGGTGGTGGTCGATGCCACCCAGGCGGTGGGCGTGCTGCCGGTGGATGTCGGGCGCTGGCGGCCGGATTTCCTGGCCTTCCCGACCTATAAATGGGTGCTGGGCCCCTACAGCCTGGCCTTCCTCTACGCCGCGCCGGAGCGCCAGTCCGGCCAGCCGCTGGAGGAGAACGGCTTCAACATGCCGCAAGGCCGGCCCGCGCCGGGCGCGGCGCGCTACGACCGGGGCGAGCGTGATGATCCGGTGGCGCTGCCCATGGCGGCGACGGGGCTGGAACTGGTGGCATCCTGGGGCGCGGCGGCGGTGGAGGCGCGGCTGCGCGCCCTGACGGACCGGCTGGTCGAGCGGTTGGAGGCAATGGGCCTCGCCTGCCCGCCACGGCATCGCCGCGCGCCGCATATCCTGGGCCTGCGCCTGCCGGGCGGGTTACCACCCCATGCGATCGCGGCCCTGGCGGAGCGAGGCGCCTTCGCCAGCGACCGGCTCGGCGTGCTGCGGATCAGCGCGCATGTCTGGGTGGAGGAAGCGGATATCGACCGCTTCGCCGGCCTGCTGGGCGAGGTGCTGGGACGCTGA
- a CDS encoding DUF1800 domain-containing protein: MSARSIQAAIRFGLGPRPDQPVPADAEAWLLAQIDQPAPQPPPPAGFDHMPTVADGFRVWRERDAAGPPGPVTPVDIYFRSESIAACAWRIDTSAPFRERLVDFWTNHFTISRRASTLATVAVPSFIRDVIRPHVTGRFVDMLIASTTHPAMLGYLDQVSSVGPDSPIGRKTGRGLNENLAREVMELHSVSPAAGYTQRDVTEFARLLTGWRYERDREPYGTVFRDPAHEPGVKTILGQRFGGGLMVDGREETEAALRFLAAHPATHRHLATKLARHFVADDPPPAAVAKLEAVLRDTDGDLGAVSRALVRLPEAWNPPLTKLRGPLDYVTAVYRTLGCDGAQFGEMAFKSAFGLGQQIWGAAQPNGWPDRGKDWLGPEAAMQRVDWSFQQAGRFARKDPMAVTEVALGPLASAETRGAIRGAGSPQEALTLLFSSPEFQRR; the protein is encoded by the coding sequence ATGAGTGCCCGATCCATCCAGGCCGCGATCCGCTTCGGGCTGGGACCGCGGCCGGACCAGCCGGTCCCCGCCGATGCCGAGGCCTGGCTCCTCGCCCAGATCGACCAGCCCGCCCCGCAGCCCCCGCCCCCGGCGGGGTTCGACCATATGCCGACCGTCGCGGATGGCTTCCGCGTCTGGCGGGAGCGGGATGCGGCGGGGCCGCCGGGGCCAGTGACGCCAGTGGACATTTATTTCCGATCTGAGAGCATCGCCGCCTGCGCTTGGAGGATCGACACGTCTGCGCCGTTCCGCGAGCGGCTGGTCGATTTCTGGACCAACCATTTCACCATCAGTCGCCGTGCCAGCACCCTGGCCACTGTCGCGGTGCCTTCCTTCATCCGGGATGTGATCCGGCCGCATGTGACCGGGCGCTTCGTGGACATGCTGATCGCCTCCACCACCCATCCGGCCATGCTGGGCTATCTCGACCAAGTGTCCTCAGTCGGGCCGGACAGCCCGATCGGCCGCAAGACGGGGCGCGGGCTGAACGAGAACCTGGCACGCGAGGTGATGGAGCTGCACAGCGTCTCGCCTGCCGCCGGCTATACCCAGCGCGACGTGACGGAATTCGCACGGCTCCTCACCGGGTGGCGCTATGAGCGGGACCGCGAGCCCTATGGCACCGTGTTCCGTGACCCGGCGCATGAGCCGGGCGTGAAGACCATCCTCGGCCAGCGCTTCGGCGGCGGCCTGATGGTGGATGGGCGGGAGGAGACGGAGGCGGCGCTGCGCTTCCTGGCCGCCCACCCCGCGACGCACCGGCACCTCGCCACCAAGCTGGCCCGGCATTTCGTGGCCGATGACCCGCCGCCCGCCGCGGTGGCGAAGCTGGAGGCGGTGCTGCGGGACACGGATGGCGACCTGGGCGCCGTGTCCCGTGCCCTGGTGCGGCTGCCGGAGGCCTGGAACCCGCCGCTCACCAAGCTGCGCGGCCCGCTGGATTATGTCACCGCCGTCTATCGCACCCTTGGCTGCGACGGGGCGCAGTTCGGGGAGATGGCCTTCAAGAGCGCCTTCGGCCTCGGCCAGCAGATCTGGGGCGCCGCGCAGCCCAATGGCTGGCCCGACCGGGGCAAGGACTGGCTGGGCCCCGAGGCCGCGATGCAGCGGGTGGACTGGTCCTTCCAGCAGGCCGGGCGCTTCGCCCGCAAGGACCCCATGGCGGTGACGGAGGTGGCGCTCGGCCCCCTGGCCTCCGCCGAGACGCGCGGGGCGATCCGCGGCGCGGGATCGCCGCAGGAGGCCCTGACCCTGCTGTTCAGCAGCCCGGAGTTCCAACGCCGATGA
- a CDS encoding ABC transporter substrate-binding protein yields the protein MQRRQILTAGAALSAALAAPALLARRAHAEASKVRLSHGYGILYLPLIVMRDQKLLEKHADAAGLGPIDVTWQMLDGGNVINDAMLAGSLDIAGTGAPGFVTLWSRARGIPRSEITGVSGMSTCALSLNTNRPNIRSLADFTPSDKIALPGIKTSLAAVVLQMLVAKQFGQANYAKLDPMTVGLPHPEAFTALMSGKTEIVAHFASPPYSSRELEDPRIHRVIAASEVLGNATLDVVFAPRQFVNGNPKVMAAFLAAQDEANKLITSDPLKAAAIFNRVSPTGSTDEAVVAMLKEPDTKFDTTPHGLMEYANFMGAVGTIRNKPAKWQDLFMPELHERPGS from the coding sequence ATGCAACGTCGCCAGATCCTCACCGCCGGTGCCGCCCTTTCCGCGGCGCTGGCCGCCCCGGCCCTGCTGGCCCGCCGCGCCCATGCGGAGGCCAGCAAGGTCCGCCTCTCCCACGGCTACGGCATCCTCTACCTGCCGCTGATCGTGATGCGCGACCAGAAGCTGCTGGAGAAGCACGCCGACGCGGCGGGCCTCGGCCCCATCGACGTCACCTGGCAGATGCTCGACGGCGGCAATGTCATCAACGACGCGATGCTGGCCGGCTCGCTCGACATCGCCGGCACCGGCGCGCCGGGCTTCGTCACCCTCTGGTCGCGGGCGCGGGGCATCCCCCGCTCCGAGATCACCGGCGTCAGCGGGATGAGCACCTGCGCCCTGTCGCTCAACACCAACCGACCGAACATCCGCTCGCTCGCGGATTTCACGCCGAGCGACAAGATCGCCCTGCCCGGCATCAAGACCTCGCTCGCCGCCGTGGTGCTGCAGATGCTGGTGGCCAAGCAGTTCGGCCAGGCCAACTACGCGAAGCTCGACCCGATGACGGTCGGCTTGCCGCATCCGGAGGCCTTCACCGCGCTGATGAGCGGCAAGACCGAGATCGTCGCGCATTTCGCCTCGCCGCCCTATTCCAGCCGGGAACTGGAAGACCCCCGCATCCACCGGGTGATCGCGGCCAGCGAGGTGCTGGGCAATGCCACGCTGGACGTGGTCTTCGCCCCGCGCCAGTTCGTCAACGGCAACCCGAAGGTCATGGCCGCCTTCCTTGCGGCCCAGGACGAGGCCAACAAGCTGATCACCTCCGACCCCCTGAAGGCGGCGGCGATCTTCAACCGCGTCTCCCCGACCGGCAGCACGGACGAGGCGGTGGTGGCCATGCTGAAGGAGCCGGACACGAAGTTCGACACGACGCCGCACGGGCTGATGGAATACGCGAACTTCATGGGTGCCGTGGGCACCATCCGCAACAAGCCGGCGAAGTGGCAGGACCTCTTCATGCCGGAGCTGCACGAGCGCCCCGGCTCCTGA
- a CDS encoding HAD hydrolase family protein: MKRLVIDLDGTLTIDDPQLDYPSKRPNLAVVEKLREYKAQGFEIVVCTARNMRTHQGNVGLINVHTLPVITDWLRRHDIPYDEIHVGKPWCGHDGFHVDDKALRPDEFVRMSHDEIATLLHLGRNAA; the protein is encoded by the coding sequence ATGAAGCGCTTGGTGATCGACCTCGACGGCACGTTGACCATCGACGATCCGCAACTCGACTACCCCAGCAAGCGCCCCAACCTCGCGGTGGTGGAGAAGCTGCGGGAGTACAAGGCGCAGGGCTTCGAGATCGTCGTCTGCACCGCGCGCAACATGCGCACCCACCAGGGCAATGTCGGGCTGATCAACGTCCACACCCTGCCCGTCATCACCGACTGGCTGCGCCGCCACGACATCCCCTATGACGAGATCCATGTCGGCAAGCCGTGGTGCGGGCATGACGGCTTCCATGTGGACGACAAGGCCCTGCGCCCCGACGAGTTCGTCCGCATGAGCCACGACGAGATCGCCACCCTTCTCCATCTCGGCCGGAACGCGGCATGA
- a CDS encoding response regulator transcription factor, whose translation MRILLVEDTADVGEGIQARLQRMGHEVDWERDGEGAAARMDVQPYDLFILDVMLPPPDGLALLRHARERRLATPVLMLTARSGVADRVGALDLGADDYLVKPFDFLELEARVRVLLRRGSGSATNAIRFGDIAIDLSGRIASVEGEPLDLTRRELALLEILVARGGRIVGKEQIVERLFGLDGAAGANAVEQYVARLRRKIAASRAEIRTLRGLGYQLAPR comes from the coding sequence ATGCGGATCCTGTTGGTCGAGGACACGGCGGATGTGGGCGAGGGCATCCAGGCCCGCCTGCAGAGGATGGGGCACGAGGTGGACTGGGAGCGCGACGGCGAGGGGGCTGCGGCGCGGATGGATGTGCAGCCCTATGACCTCTTCATCCTCGATGTGATGCTGCCGCCGCCGGACGGGCTGGCCCTGCTGCGCCATGCGCGGGAGCGGCGGCTGGCGACGCCGGTGCTGATGCTGACGGCGCGTTCCGGCGTGGCGGACCGGGTCGGGGCGCTCGATCTCGGGGCCGACGACTATCTGGTGAAGCCCTTCGACTTCCTGGAGCTGGAGGCGCGCGTCCGCGTCCTGCTGCGGCGGGGCAGCGGCAGTGCCACCAACGCGATCCGTTTCGGCGACATCGCCATCGACCTGTCCGGCCGTATCGCGAGCGTGGAGGGTGAGCCGCTGGACCTGACGCGGCGGGAGCTGGCGCTGCTGGAGATCCTCGTGGCGCGGGGCGGCCGCATCGTCGGCAAGGAGCAGATCGTGGAGCGGCTCTTCGGCCTGGACGGGGCCGCTGGCGCCAATGCGGTGGAGCAGTATGTCGCCCGCCTGCGCCGCAAGATCGCTGCCTCCCGCGCCGAGATCCGCACGCTGCGCGGCCTCGGCTACCAGCTCGCGCCGCGATGA
- a CDS encoding ABC transporter ATP-binding protein → MQYKTEDSVVTATHRVGFDVYPSDRYILLGPSGCGKSTLLKAIGGYLTPSEGEIRLKGREVRHPGPDRMMVFQEFDQLLPWKTVRENVMFALTASGRAKGAEARDRADSYIEKVGLAKFADSFPHMLSGGMKQRVAIARGMAMEPDVLLMDEPFAALDALTRRRMQEELLRLWDDTRFTVLFVTHSIEEAIRVGTRILLLSPHPGQVKAELNSVPPELLGTAAAAELETRINDMLFVH, encoded by the coding sequence TTGCAGTACAAGACCGAAGATTCCGTGGTCACCGCCACGCATCGCGTCGGCTTCGACGTCTATCCCTCCGACCGCTACATCCTGCTCGGCCCCTCGGGCTGCGGGAAGTCCACGCTGCTGAAGGCGATCGGCGGCTATCTCACCCCCTCCGAGGGCGAGATCCGGCTCAAGGGGCGCGAGGTGCGCCATCCCGGCCCGGACCGCATGATGGTCTTCCAGGAATTCGACCAGCTCCTGCCCTGGAAGACGGTGCGCGAGAACGTGATGTTCGCCCTCACCGCCAGCGGCCGCGCCAAGGGCGCCGAGGCGCGCGACCGGGCCGACAGCTACATCGAGAAGGTCGGCCTGGCGAAGTTCGCGGACAGCTTCCCGCACATGCTGTCCGGCGGCATGAAGCAGCGCGTGGCCATCGCCCGCGGCATGGCGATGGAGCCGGACGTGCTGCTGATGGACGAGCCCTTCGCCGCGCTCGATGCCCTGACCCGGCGCCGGATGCAGGAGGAGCTGCTGCGCCTCTGGGACGACACCCGCTTCACCGTGCTCTTCGTCACCCATTCCATCGAGGAGGCGATCCGCGTCGGCACGCGCATCCTGCTGCTCTCCCCGCATCCCGGGCAGGTGAAGGCGGAGCTGAACAGCGTCCCGCCCGAGCTCCTCGGCACCGCCGCCGCGGCGGAGCTGGAGACGCGCATCAACGACATGCTCTTCGTGCATTGA
- a CDS encoding glycosyltransferase family 61 protein, producing the protein MDIPVQFERFAISDSIYDLPRVTTFDEARDEDVLFPVTSRQKMSIIPPAFMFTSPEFQNIKGTAVFQQQFRNTAEIAIARINNAYVLGGKFFVFNSRKVVIKESLPVHVRWNPDAAKEQLIVNELPIRKLSGAHVALGVHNHNNYFHWHIDVLSSAIVALQHIDKNTHFLTPPLRPWQRRSLNLIGVEDARIVETTDEIYKVETLIFPSNLSRHGFEMTWPVKALFEKITNNLRISPLIAHRMPKKVYLSRTDVSFRSCANEADFMNYLEKKGFLCFTPGSLTYDQQAIIMSNAETVVGLHGAGLTNTGYSPPHSQLIEVMPSSFMNAGYFAISQVFERKYSVFAIGGGGTMDRFQHPSQWTVDIDAFDAQVTKII; encoded by the coding sequence ATGGACATACCAGTGCAGTTCGAGCGTTTTGCAATTTCTGACTCGATCTACGACTTGCCGAGGGTGACAACCTTCGATGAGGCCCGTGATGAGGATGTTCTATTTCCCGTTACGTCCCGTCAAAAAATGTCGATTATTCCACCCGCCTTCATGTTTACATCTCCAGAGTTCCAAAACATTAAAGGCACCGCGGTATTTCAACAGCAATTCCGCAATACAGCCGAAATAGCAATTGCCCGTATCAACAACGCTTATGTACTTGGTGGCAAGTTCTTTGTATTCAATTCCCGCAAAGTTGTCATCAAAGAAAGTCTACCGGTCCATGTCCGTTGGAATCCGGATGCAGCGAAGGAACAACTAATTGTTAACGAACTTCCCATTCGGAAGTTATCAGGAGCACATGTCGCCCTAGGCGTACATAACCACAATAACTATTTCCACTGGCATATCGATGTGTTGTCATCGGCAATCGTTGCATTACAGCATATAGACAAAAATACCCACTTCCTTACCCCACCACTGCGGCCTTGGCAGAGACGATCATTAAACCTAATCGGCGTTGAAGATGCCAGAATCGTGGAAACCACCGACGAAATCTACAAAGTCGAAACCCTGATCTTTCCGAGCAATTTATCACGCCATGGTTTCGAAATGACATGGCCTGTAAAGGCATTGTTCGAAAAAATCACCAATAACCTCAGAATCTCGCCGCTTATCGCGCATCGCATGCCCAAAAAAGTCTACCTCAGCCGAACAGATGTTTCTTTCCGCTCTTGTGCTAATGAAGCAGATTTCATGAATTACCTTGAGAAAAAAGGCTTTCTTTGTTTCACCCCCGGCAGCCTCACCTACGATCAGCAAGCCATTATCATGAGTAATGCCGAAACAGTTGTTGGGCTTCATGGAGCTGGCCTGACAAATACTGGTTACTCCCCACCACATTCGCAACTGATAGAAGTGATGCCGTCCTCCTTTATGAATGCAGGGTATTTCGCGATTTCTCAGGTATTTGAAAGGAAATACTCTGTCTTTGCGATAGGTGGCGGAGGGACGATGGATCGTTTTCAGCATCCGAGCCAATGGACTGTCGACATAGACGCGTTCGATGCTCAAGTTACAAAAATAATCTGA
- a CDS encoding sensor histidine kinase: MSAVRSLHARVAVLLLFVLGSVGACFAVAGWYYAWVTAGSAHDTLLRYGASQIAENTYQQGAMVAVEPPVSVLASLSAMDRVAYKVVDPRGVVVAGSPDLALGPETPREQALLRQGRVLVEDGVWRGEPVRIAVTTRRLGEGWALVAVAQTLHARTALARDIAGKAILGVLLLTGLALLATLLAIKHVLAPLKQVQDALRERDPRDLSPLAVAAPPEIAALVGAIDGFMARLDRRIGMMQRMIGDAAHQIRTPLAGLASQVDLLSVEGDPARRATQLRRIAARTEQLGRLVGQLFNHAMVTHRPDVVPPEPVDLVALARRILLDLPEGDGAAAPLLSLDAPEEPAIVPGDPISLREAVSNLVNNALQHGAASRLEVRVFRQGGDAVLEVVDDGPGIPPTLWARVREPFHPRGEGRTGAGLGLAIADEVVRAHGGSLRFRSDSADGFAVILTLPGIGAGPVPGQRPATGSGPASLAEPAREESAAALPGRR; encoded by the coding sequence ATGAGCGCGGTGCGCTCCCTGCATGCGCGGGTGGCGGTGCTGCTGCTGTTCGTGCTCGGCTCGGTCGGCGCCTGTTTCGCGGTGGCGGGCTGGTACTATGCCTGGGTGACGGCCGGCAGCGCCCATGACACGCTGTTGCGCTACGGTGCATCGCAGATCGCCGAGAACACCTACCAGCAGGGCGCCATGGTGGCGGTGGAGCCACCGGTTTCCGTTCTCGCTTCGCTCTCCGCCATGGACCGTGTGGCCTACAAGGTGGTGGACCCGCGCGGCGTCGTGGTGGCGGGATCGCCCGATCTCGCGCTCGGCCCGGAGACGCCGCGGGAGCAGGCGCTGCTGCGCCAGGGCCGCGTGCTGGTGGAGGATGGGGTCTGGCGTGGAGAGCCCGTGCGCATCGCGGTCACCACGCGCCGGCTGGGCGAGGGCTGGGCCCTGGTGGCGGTGGCGCAGACGCTGCACGCGCGCACCGCGCTGGCGCGCGACATCGCGGGCAAGGCCATCCTCGGCGTGCTGCTGCTGACCGGCCTGGCGCTGCTGGCGACGCTGCTGGCCATCAAGCACGTGCTGGCGCCGCTGAAGCAGGTGCAGGACGCGCTGCGCGAGCGCGATCCGCGCGACCTGAGCCCGCTGGCCGTGGCGGCACCGCCGGAGATCGCGGCGCTGGTCGGCGCCATCGACGGCTTCATGGCACGCCTGGACCGGCGGATCGGCATGATGCAGCGGATGATCGGCGATGCCGCGCACCAGATCCGCACGCCGCTCGCGGGGCTGGCCTCGCAGGTCGATCTTCTGTCGGTGGAGGGCGATCCCGCGCGCCGGGCCACCCAGTTGCGGCGCATCGCCGCCCGCACCGAACAGCTCGGCCGGCTGGTAGGGCAGTTGTTCAACCATGCCATGGTGACGCACCGGCCCGATGTGGTGCCGCCGGAGCCGGTGGACCTTGTGGCGCTGGCGCGCAGGATTCTGCTGGACCTGCCGGAAGGCGATGGCGCCGCGGCGCCGCTGCTGTCGCTGGACGCGCCCGAGGAGCCGGCGATCGTCCCGGGCGATCCGATCAGCCTGAGGGAGGCCGTGTCGAACCTGGTGAACAACGCGCTCCAGCATGGCGCGGCCTCGCGGCTGGAGGTCCGGGTCTTCCGCCAGGGCGGAGACGCCGTGCTGGAGGTGGTGGATGACGGGCCGGGCATTCCGCCTACCCTCTGGGCCCGGGTGCGGGAGCCCTTCCATCCGCGCGGCGAGGGACGCACCGGTGCCGGGCTCGGCCTCGCCATCGCCGACGAGGTGGTCCGGGCGCATGGCGGCAGCCTGCGCTTCCGCAGCGACTCGGCCGATGGTTTCGCGGTGATCCTGACCCTTCCCGGGATCGGCGCCGGCCCCGTGCCTGGGCAGAGGCCGGCGACGGGCAGCGGGCCGGCGAGCCTCGCGGAGCCGGCACGGGAGGAGAGCGCGGCGGCCCTGCCCGGGCGGCGCTGA
- a CDS encoding tyrosine phosphatase family protein, with the protein MDPIAPFGIGICGIEELDGHCEAGVSHVLSILDPEWPVPESFGRFGEHRKLELRFHDVIEETPGMIRPEQEHVEQILAFGADLVAEPEGRLLVHCHAGISRSTAAMALILAQARPDLAAEAIYAEILRIRPKAWPNLRIVEWGDALLRRSGTMIGGAASLYRRQLVAFPRVRTLMAEGGRAREVAAADAAT; encoded by the coding sequence ATGGACCCCATCGCACCCTTCGGCATCGGAATCTGTGGCATCGAGGAGTTGGATGGCCATTGCGAGGCCGGGGTGAGCCATGTGCTCTCCATCCTTGACCCGGAATGGCCTGTCCCGGAGAGCTTCGGCCGTTTCGGGGAGCACCGGAAGCTGGAGCTGCGCTTCCACGACGTGATCGAGGAAACGCCCGGCATGATCCGTCCGGAGCAGGAGCACGTGGAGCAGATTCTGGCTTTCGGCGCGGACCTGGTGGCGGAACCGGAGGGGCGGCTGCTGGTGCATTGCCATGCCGGCATCTCGCGCTCGACCGCGGCCATGGCGCTGATCCTGGCACAGGCCCGGCCGGATCTGGCGGCGGAGGCGATCTACGCGGAAATCCTGCGCATCCGGCCCAAGGCCTGGCCCAACCTGCGCATCGTCGAATGGGGCGATGCCCTGCTGCGCCGGAGCGGTACGATGATCGGAGGGGCCGCGAGCCTGTACCGCCGCCAGCTCGTGGCCTTTCCCCGTGTCAGGACCCTGATGGCCGAGGGCGGCAGGGCGCGGGAGGTCGCGGCGGCCGACGCCGCGACCTGA
- a CDS encoding ABC transporter permease, which translates to MSITVNGGPLVARPEIVREPSRSGIGEINKPISAWESVYRIGALRKALILLVLALVWEAYGRWLDNPLLFPPFTATVQALFENIANGVIPARTLISLRTLVIGYAIGIALAAVLTTVAIGSRIGTDLLETLTAMFNPLPAIALLPLALIWFGLGSGSVIFVLVHSVLWAIALNTHAGFRSVSKTLRMVGQNYGLTGLRLVKDILIPAAFPSILTGLKVGWAFAWRTLIAAELVFGVSSGSGGLGWFIFENRNQLETANVFAGLFFVILIGLFVESFIFANIEKRTIRRWGMQH; encoded by the coding sequence ATGAGCATCACCGTGAATGGCGGCCCTCTGGTCGCCCGCCCCGAGATCGTCCGCGAGCCCTCCCGCAGCGGCATCGGCGAGATCAACAAGCCGATCTCCGCCTGGGAATCCGTCTACCGCATCGGCGCGCTGCGCAAGGCGCTGATCCTCCTCGTCCTGGCCCTGGTCTGGGAGGCCTATGGGCGCTGGCTCGACAACCCGCTGCTCTTCCCGCCCTTCACCGCCACGGTGCAGGCGCTGTTCGAGAACATCGCCAACGGCGTCATCCCCGCCCGCACGCTGATCTCGCTGCGCACGCTGGTGATCGGCTACGCCATCGGCATCGCGCTGGCCGCCGTGCTGACCACCGTCGCCATCGGCTCCCGCATCGGCACGGACCTGCTGGAAACCCTGACCGCCATGTTCAACCCGCTGCCGGCCATCGCGCTGCTGCCGCTGGCGTTGATCTGGTTCGGCCTGGGATCGGGCAGCGTGATCTTCGTGCTGGTGCATTCCGTGCTCTGGGCCATCGCGCTCAACACCCATGCCGGTTTCCGGTCGGTGTCCAAGACCCTGCGCATGGTGGGGCAGAACTACGGGCTGACCGGGCTGCGGCTGGTGAAGGACATCCTGATCCCCGCCGCCTTCCCCTCGATCCTCACCGGCCTCAAGGTGGGCTGGGCCTTCGCCTGGCGCACGCTGATCGCGGCGGAGCTGGTCTTCGGCGTCTCCTCCGGCTCCGGCGGCCTCGGCTGGTTCATCTTCGAGAACCGCAACCAGCTCGAAACGGCCAATGTCTTCGCCGGGCTGTTCTTCGTGATCCTGATCGGCCTCTTCGTGGAGAGCTTCATCTTCGCCAATATCGAGAAGCGCACGATCCGCCGCTGGGGCATGCAGCACTGA